One window of the Capnocytophaga haemolytica genome contains the following:
- the lpdA gene encoding dihydrolipoyl dehydrogenase produces the protein MKHYDIVIIGSGPGGYVAAIRAGQLGFKTAIIEKYNTLGGTCLNVGCIPSKALLDSSHRYEDTKKHLSAHGISLTGEVLLDLPAMIARKQAVVDQTCGGVAFLMEKNGVEVLRGVGSFVSPTQLKISANGSEEFIEAKNVIIATGSKPISLPFIPIDKERVITSTEALSLKEVPIHLIVIGGGVIGLELGQVYRRLGAEVSIVEYADSILPTMDRGLGKELAKVFKKQGFKIYTQHQVKEVHRDGNMVTVSATAPNGETLALEGDYCLVSVGRCPYTAGLNTEAVGIKLDERGRVEVNEYLQTSVPNIYAIGDVVRGAMLAHKAEEEGVAVVEHLAGQKTHIDYNLIPGVVYTTPEVASVGKTEEQLQASGVQYKVGQFPMRALGRARASAETDGFVKVLADSDTDEVLGVHIIGARAADMIAEAVVAMEYRASAEDIARICHAHPTFTEAIKEAALAATDNRALHI, from the coding sequence ATGAAGCATTATGATATTGTAATTATTGGGTCAGGTCCTGGGGGCTATGTAGCGGCTATCCGTGCAGGACAATTAGGTTTTAAAACTGCTATTATAGAGAAGTACAATACCCTTGGCGGAACGTGCCTCAATGTGGGCTGTATTCCTTCAAAGGCTTTGTTGGACTCATCGCATCGTTATGAGGATACAAAAAAGCATCTCTCAGCACACGGCATATCACTTACGGGGGAAGTGTTGCTTGATTTGCCAGCAATGATAGCGCGTAAGCAAGCCGTGGTAGACCAAACTTGCGGGGGAGTTGCATTTTTGATGGAGAAAAATGGCGTAGAGGTACTCAGAGGTGTCGGCAGTTTTGTTTCGCCTACGCAATTGAAAATAAGTGCCAATGGGAGTGAGGAGTTTATAGAGGCGAAGAATGTTATTATCGCAACGGGTTCTAAGCCCATTTCGTTGCCTTTTATCCCGATAGATAAAGAAAGAGTAATTACTTCCACAGAGGCACTGAGCCTCAAAGAAGTGCCTATCCACCTGATTGTAATAGGCGGAGGAGTGATCGGCTTGGAGTTGGGGCAAGTGTACCGCCGTTTGGGCGCAGAGGTATCCATAGTGGAATATGCGGATAGTATACTGCCCACAATGGATCGCGGCTTGGGCAAGGAGCTTGCAAAAGTATTCAAAAAACAAGGGTTTAAGATTTATACACAACATCAAGTAAAAGAGGTGCATAGAGATGGCAATATGGTAACGGTGAGCGCGACAGCACCTAATGGAGAGACTTTGGCGTTGGAAGGTGATTATTGCTTGGTGAGCGTAGGTAGGTGCCCTTACACAGCGGGACTTAACACGGAAGCCGTAGGCATAAAGCTCGATGAGCGGGGTAGGGTAGAGGTCAATGAATATCTGCAAACCTCAGTGCCTAACATCTATGCTATTGGCGATGTGGTGCGTGGAGCTATGCTGGCGCATAAGGCAGAGGAAGAAGGGGTAGCAGTGGTTGAGCATTTGGCAGGGCAAAAGACACATATAGACTATAACTTGATACCAGGGGTAGTATATACCACTCCAGAGGTGGCATCGGTAGGGAAGACCGAAGAGCAGCTGCAAGCCTCAGGGGTGCAGTACAAAGTGGGGCAATTCCCGATGCGTGCTTTAGGCAGAGCGCGTGCAAGTGCTGAGACCGATGGCTTTGTAAAGGTTTTAGCAGATAGCGATACCGATGAGGTACTTGGGGTGCATATCATAGGGGCACGTGCTGCGGATATGATTGCTGAGGCGGTAGTGGCTATGGAATACAGGGCTAGCGCAGAGGACATTGCAAGGATATGCCACGCACACCCTACTTTTACCGAAGCTATCAAAGAAGCAGCATTGGCGGCTACGGATAATAGAGCTTTGCACATATAA
- a CDS encoding proline dehydrogenase family protein, with amino-acid sequence MATRFSDTKTAFALKSNSDLNWAYWLFKLIGNNTLIAMGTALTNLSLKLRLPVEGLIRRTVFKQFCGGVSETDCLPTIHKMHEKGVGSVLDYSVEGKEDEETFDATFHKTMDVIELAKQHKGDGIPIVVFKPTGFGKFAIFQKITEQKPLNAEEQAGWERIKERFDAACKKAHAYDLPILVDAEESWMQTAADDLVEEMMKKYNKEKAIVYNTLQMYRHDRLPYLKGLYERAVEEGFYIGVKIVRGAYMEKENERAKEEGYPSPICPTKQATDENYDAVIAYIIDHIDRIALFAGTHNEKSAALVMDLMEQKGLKHNDPRVWIAQLYGMSDHISFNASKAGYNVAKYLPFGPVREVMPYLIRRAEENTSVAGQTGRELTLLREEKKRRKAER; translated from the coding sequence ATGGCGACACGATTTAGCGACACTAAAACAGCTTTTGCTCTGAAGAGCAATTCAGACTTGAATTGGGCTTATTGGCTCTTTAAATTGATTGGGAACAATACCCTCATAGCGATGGGGACGGCGCTTACCAATTTATCCCTCAAATTGCGACTACCCGTGGAGGGGCTTATACGGCGCACCGTTTTTAAGCAGTTCTGTGGGGGCGTCTCGGAGACCGATTGCTTGCCAACGATCCACAAGATGCACGAAAAGGGCGTGGGCTCGGTGCTGGATTACTCGGTGGAAGGCAAGGAGGATGAAGAGACTTTTGATGCTACGTTCCATAAGACGATGGATGTGATTGAGCTGGCAAAGCAGCACAAGGGCGATGGGATCCCCATTGTGGTGTTTAAGCCTACGGGTTTTGGTAAGTTTGCTATCTTCCAGAAGATTACTGAACAGAAGCCACTGAACGCTGAGGAGCAGGCGGGTTGGGAGCGCATCAAAGAGCGTTTTGATGCTGCTTGCAAGAAGGCGCACGCGTATGATTTGCCTATTTTGGTAGATGCTGAAGAGAGCTGGATGCAGACCGCAGCGGATGACCTTGTGGAGGAGATGATGAAGAAGTACAACAAGGAAAAGGCTATCGTATACAACACTTTGCAGATGTATCGCCACGATCGCTTGCCGTATTTGAAAGGGCTGTATGAGCGTGCTGTGGAAGAGGGCTTCTACATAGGGGTGAAGATCGTGCGTGGGGCGTATATGGAAAAGGAGAATGAGCGTGCCAAAGAGGAAGGTTACCCAAGTCCGATATGCCCAACTAAGCAGGCTACAGATGAGAATTACGATGCTGTGATTGCGTATATCATTGACCATATCGACCGCATTGCGCTTTTTGCAGGTACGCACAACGAGAAGAGTGCGGCTTTGGTGATGGACTTGATGGAGCAAAAAGGGCTCAAGCATAACGACCCTCGTGTGTGGATTGCGCAGCTGTATGGGATGAGCGACCATATCAGCTTTAATGCCTCAAAGGCGGGCTATAACGTAGCGAAGTATTTGCCATTTGGTCCTGTGCGGGAGGTGATGCCTTACCTTATACGGCGTGCTGAGGAGAATACCTCTGTAGCAGGGCAGACAGGGCGTGAATTGACGTTGCTCAGGGAGGAAAAGAAGCGCAGAAAAGCAGAAAGATAA
- a CDS encoding alpha-hydroxy acid oxidase, giving the protein MRDLTKMTNIEDLRVVCKRNVPKMFYEYVDTGSWTQSTYRENVTDFSPIKFRQKILVDMDNRTLETTLLGKKVKFPAMTAPVGFMGMMWADGEIHMAKAAQKFGIPFTLSTMSICSIEDLAEAGVEPFWFQLYVMRDREFMKDLIRRAKAANCSALMVTVDLQVLGNRHRDIKNGLSTPPKFTIPNLINLSTKIPWGLRYLKNKRWTFRNIAGHAKNVSDLSSLSSWTKEQFDPSLSWEDIAEIKELWGGPLILKGIMLPEDAEQAVKYGADAIIVSNHGGRQMDDTVSSIKALPDIVSAVGSQTEVWIDSGFYTGQNMLKAWAMGAKGIMLGRAPVYGLGAYGEEGVTRALQILYDEMDTTMAFTGHRNIQDVDARILVPGTYPLPTK; this is encoded by the coding sequence ATGAGAGATTTAACTAAAATGACGAACATTGAGGATTTGCGCGTGGTGTGCAAACGCAATGTTCCTAAGATGTTCTACGAGTATGTAGATACAGGTTCGTGGACACAGTCTACCTATCGTGAAAATGTAACTGATTTTAGCCCCATAAAGTTCCGCCAGAAGATATTGGTGGATATGGACAATCGTACCCTTGAGACTACCCTGCTTGGCAAGAAAGTGAAATTCCCTGCAATGACCGCTCCTGTGGGCTTTATGGGGATGATGTGGGCAGATGGCGAAATCCATATGGCTAAGGCAGCACAGAAGTTTGGTATTCCCTTTACGCTTTCTACGATGTCTATCTGCTCCATTGAGGACTTGGCAGAGGCAGGCGTAGAACCCTTTTGGTTTCAGCTGTATGTGATGCGCGACCGCGAGTTTATGAAGGACTTAATTCGCCGTGCTAAGGCAGCTAACTGTTCGGCATTGATGGTAACAGTAGACTTGCAGGTGCTTGGCAATCGCCACCGCGATATTAAGAACGGGCTTTCTACACCACCGAAGTTCACCATTCCGAACCTTATCAACTTATCAACTAAGATTCCGTGGGGGCTTCGCTATCTTAAAAACAAGCGTTGGACATTCCGCAACATCGCAGGGCACGCTAAGAATGTGTCCGACCTCTCTTCATTGTCGTCTTGGACAAAAGAGCAGTTCGACCCAAGTCTGAGTTGGGAGGATATCGCAGAGATTAAGGAATTGTGGGGAGGTCCACTCATCCTCAAAGGGATAATGCTGCCCGAAGATGCAGAGCAAGCGGTAAAATACGGTGCGGATGCTATCATTGTTTCTAACCACGGTGGTCGCCAGATGGATGATACTGTTTCGTCAATCAAGGCATTGCCAGACATCGTAAGTGCGGTAGGCAGCCAAACAGAAGTATGGATAGACTCAGGTTTCTACACAGGGCAGAATATGCTCAAAGCGTGGGCAATGGGTGCCAAAGGGATAATGCTCGGTCGTGCGCCCGTATATGGCTTAGGGGCTTACGGTGAGGAAGGGGTAACCCGTGCGCTGCAAATCCTTTACGATGAAATGGATACCACAATGGCTTTTACAGGGCATAGGAATATCCAAGATGTAGATGCGCGCATTTTGGTGCCAGGGACGTATCCGCTGCCGACAAAATAA
- a CDS encoding SLBB domain-containing protein: protein MSQANRNIDITTVNVDNLSDEQVRSYWERAQARGYTVDQFIALARSRGMSDLQAMKLKQRILQLSGKTTRTKEKETDKNLKRRDAKMEDDDIFGYTGKEKKDSIVTANKKDSIFGMTFFKNPKISFTPNLNVATPDNYQVGPGDELLVEVWGATEGSFRQKVDNEGNIFLNGVGRIHVGGLMFNEVKAKINTALRRIYSGISAPEGSYAKIYTGVTISQVRTVKVNIIGEVVVPGTYTLSSLSTVLNALYACGGPSQNGSFREVNIFRGGKKLATFDIYNFLINGSEKGNLTLQDQDVIIVPPYKNRVWVDGKVKRKGFYEMLDSETLANLVTFFGGFTSDAFTNTLVLERIKDAKREVQEIAFDKIGSFKMHNGDRLIVHAITKEYRNRLSIGGAVYQPGIYQYKEGMTALDLIERANGVRKDASLDRGLIFRTENRIDYQTLNFSVRDLLAKKSQIALQDNDSLYIFSKDSLQYKRFVRVEGAVNKPKELPYMEGMTVEDVISMAGGLSKGADASMVDVFRETNEGNFQKLSQEFRTSVNNDLSPTGAVLTLQPNDVVSVRYIKGYTSLQTVSVMGEVLYPGVYSIQSKKEHISDLVERVGGFTPFAYTGGATLIRKKTDEGEIQQEDFLKELVVLEDEGTETEKSLKKVAAKSKEYRIGIDLDRILKKKHSKYDLLLSEGDVLLIPSAKQTVEIRGEVLAPSLVRYERGMSVRKYIDRAGGFADRAKRSAIYVMYANGEIKSTKTSLFFNNYPAIEPGCIIIVPSKPARQRMTTGETVGIISAITTMGVLIYSSLIKK, encoded by the coding sequence ATGAGTCAGGCTAATAGGAATATTGACATAACCACGGTGAATGTTGATAATCTGAGTGATGAACAGGTGAGGAGCTATTGGGAACGGGCTCAGGCGCGTGGCTATACGGTGGATCAGTTTATTGCCTTGGCTCGCAGCAGGGGGATGTCGGACTTGCAGGCTATGAAGCTCAAGCAGCGCATTTTGCAGCTATCGGGCAAGACTACACGTACGAAGGAGAAAGAGACGGACAAGAACCTGAAACGCAGGGATGCTAAGATGGAGGACGATGATATTTTTGGCTATACGGGCAAGGAAAAGAAGGACTCAATAGTTACGGCTAATAAGAAGGATTCGATCTTTGGGATGACCTTCTTTAAGAACCCCAAGATATCGTTTACTCCCAACCTAAATGTGGCTACGCCCGACAATTACCAAGTGGGGCCTGGTGATGAGCTGTTGGTGGAAGTGTGGGGTGCTACGGAAGGTTCGTTCAGACAGAAGGTGGACAATGAGGGGAATATTTTCTTAAATGGTGTGGGGCGCATACACGTTGGTGGGCTGATGTTCAACGAGGTGAAGGCGAAGATCAACACGGCACTCAGGCGCATTTACTCAGGCATTTCGGCACCTGAGGGTAGTTATGCAAAGATATACACAGGGGTAACGATTTCGCAAGTGCGCACCGTGAAGGTGAATATCATAGGCGAGGTGGTGGTGCCTGGCACTTATACGCTCAGTTCGCTCTCAACGGTGCTCAATGCGCTGTACGCCTGCGGGGGTCCATCGCAAAATGGGTCGTTCAGGGAGGTGAATATATTTCGAGGAGGGAAGAAGTTGGCGACTTTTGACATTTATAACTTTCTGATCAATGGCTCGGAGAAGGGCAACTTAACTTTGCAAGACCAAGATGTGATCATCGTGCCACCGTATAAGAACCGCGTGTGGGTAGATGGTAAGGTGAAGCGCAAGGGTTTTTACGAGATGTTGGATAGTGAGACCTTGGCGAACTTGGTAACCTTCTTTGGTGGCTTCACTTCGGATGCGTTTACGAACACTTTGGTGCTTGAGCGCATTAAGGATGCCAAGCGCGAAGTGCAAGAGATTGCCTTTGATAAAATCGGCAGTTTTAAGATGCACAATGGCGATAGGCTGATAGTGCACGCGATCACCAAGGAGTATCGCAATCGGCTGAGCATAGGCGGGGCGGTGTATCAACCAGGGATTTACCAATACAAAGAGGGGATGACCGCGTTAGACCTCATCGAACGTGCCAATGGGGTGCGCAAGGATGCTTCTTTGGATCGGGGTTTGATATTTAGAACCGAGAACCGCATTGATTATCAAACGCTGAATTTCTCAGTGAGAGATCTGTTAGCGAAGAAGAGCCAAATCGCTTTGCAGGACAACGATAGTTTATACATATTCTCAAAAGATTCGCTACAATACAAGCGATTTGTGAGGGTAGAAGGAGCAGTGAACAAGCCTAAGGAGCTTCCGTATATGGAGGGAATGACCGTTGAGGACGTTATCTCGATGGCAGGAGGCTTATCGAAGGGTGCAGATGCCTCGATGGTTGATGTGTTCAGAGAGACGAATGAGGGCAATTTTCAGAAGCTCAGTCAGGAGTTTCGCACTTCGGTGAATAACGACCTTTCGCCTACGGGGGCGGTGCTGACCTTGCAGCCGAACGATGTGGTTTCGGTGCGATACATCAAGGGATACACCTCCTTGCAGACGGTCTCAGTGATGGGTGAGGTGCTTTACCCTGGGGTATACAGTATACAATCGAAAAAAGAGCATATTTCGGACTTAGTGGAGCGCGTGGGTGGCTTTACGCCTTTTGCTTACACTGGTGGGGCGACACTCATACGCAAGAAGACGGACGAGGGGGAAATACAGCAAGAGGACTTTTTGAAGGAGTTGGTGGTCTTAGAGGATGAGGGCACCGAGACGGAAAAGTCGTTGAAGAAGGTAGCTGCGAAATCGAAGGAGTATCGCATAGGTATTGATTTGGACAGGATATTGAAGAAGAAGCACAGCAAATACGATCTGCTGCTCAGTGAGGGCGATGTGCTGTTGATTCCGTCGGCTAAGCAGACGGTAGAGATCCGCGGTGAGGTGTTGGCACCTTCGTTAGTGCGTTACGAAAGGGGAATGAGCGTGCGCAAATACATCGACCGTGCAGGGGGCTTTGCCGATAGGGCGAAGCGAAGTGCGATTTATGTGATGTACGCCAATGGTGAGATTAAATCGACTAAAACTTCACTGTTCTTCAACAATTATCCAGCGATAGAGCCAGGGTGCATCATCATTGTGCCATCGAAGCCTGCGCGGCAGCGAATGACTACGGGTGAGACGGTGGGCATCATCTCGGCAATCACTACGATGGGTGTTTTAATATACAGCAGTTTAATAAAGAAATAA
- a CDS encoding Wzz/FepE/Etk N-terminal domain-containing protein, with translation MEQEREKLAEGTPQQPAQARAVKEDEIDLVALFQKLWKGKKYIVVFTLLFFGIGIVVTLFSAKKYTATTIMVPQTSENKSAGGLGGLAAMAGINLGSSSTEVIPTSTYAKILESLPFKKKLAETTVYTQKSSTKMSYEVYYKSYIVGGLLSGLFGGSSSNAGSGATTARSDLDVLQVSGEEQAMLNSIDQRLKIEIKEKEGYIALSFTMPEPIAAAQMLQSAQTLLQETVTEYKLQKAREEYDFVEKRCAEAERDFRAKQYAVAGFQDRNRDLFSSLPQARLQQLQAEYNVAFTVYTELAKQLENKRIKVKEDQPIFTIIEPVSVPTSPSGNGLLTVAIFTFLGLVIGVGIVFLRDFRKRLKERV, from the coding sequence ATGGAGCAAGAGAGAGAAAAGTTAGCTGAGGGCACTCCGCAGCAGCCAGCACAGGCAAGGGCAGTGAAGGAAGATGAGATAGACCTTGTGGCTTTATTTCAAAAACTTTGGAAGGGCAAGAAATACATTGTGGTGTTCACCTTGTTGTTCTTTGGCATAGGGATAGTGGTAACATTGTTTTCAGCCAAGAAGTATACGGCTACCACCATAATGGTTCCGCAGACCAGCGAGAACAAGAGTGCTGGGGGCTTAGGCGGCTTAGCAGCTATGGCGGGTATCAACTTAGGCAGTAGCAGCACTGAGGTGATCCCGACCAGCACTTACGCTAAGATCCTCGAGAGTTTGCCCTTTAAGAAGAAGTTGGCTGAGACGACGGTTTATACACAGAAGTCGAGCACGAAGATGAGTTATGAGGTGTATTATAAATCGTACATAGTGGGCGGGCTGCTAAGTGGGCTTTTTGGTGGCTCATCCTCGAATGCGGGCAGTGGTGCTACTACTGCAAGGAGCGACTTGGATGTGCTGCAGGTGAGCGGTGAAGAACAAGCGATGCTCAACAGTATCGACCAGCGGTTGAAGATTGAAATCAAAGAGAAAGAAGGGTATATTGCGCTGAGTTTTACAATGCCAGAGCCCATAGCCGCGGCACAGATGTTGCAATCGGCACAGACGCTTCTGCAAGAGACGGTAACGGAATACAAGTTGCAGAAAGCGCGCGAGGAGTACGATTTTGTCGAAAAGCGTTGTGCGGAGGCTGAGCGCGATTTTAGGGCAAAGCAGTATGCGGTGGCAGGTTTCCAAGATCGCAATCGCGATTTATTCAGTTCGTTGCCACAAGCGCGTTTGCAGCAGTTGCAAGCGGAATATAACGTGGCTTTCACGGTGTACACAGAGCTTGCGAAGCAGTTAGAGAACAAACGCATAAAAGTAAAGGAAGATCAGCCTATATTTACGATTATAGAGCCAGTGAGCGTACCTACTTCGCCCTCGGGTAATGGGCTGCTAACGGTGGCTATTTTCACATTTTTAGGATTGGTGATAGGTGTTGGGATTGTTTTTCTACGAGATTTCAGAAAACGGCTCAAGGAGAGGGTGTAA
- a CDS encoding Wzz/FepE/Etk N-terminal domain-containing protein gives MNNSHTHQEDEIDLVAIFRKLSKSKKSIIWTTAIFMAVGLVFALFADRKYEATTLMIYNMPKKKEVSGLTAIASLSGVRLKDEDEEALDPKILEKIVGSTPFQMKIAKTPLTFQKLGKKLTYEDYVLHYNSLGVVDYILNPLLLFSGSGQTSQEMVLTDLDSVNILTVDKQTQKVIDRISHELSFSFKEREGGYFEMKYKMGSPLPAAQMLLSAQQELQRRLTEFRVGRAERQLLFLEKEYQEIEQDFLMKQALLERYKKENKAYDSLPIGKRQQLETDYNLAYGLYAEVKKQIATQRILLKDIESPLTVIEPVKVPSDSKSNRGLIFILFAITGLVISVCRALITDYIKQVKERENHT, from the coding sequence ATGAATAACTCGCATACACATCAGGAAGATGAGATTGACTTAGTCGCTATTTTTCGCAAGCTATCAAAATCGAAGAAGTCAATCATTTGGACCACTGCCATATTTATGGCAGTAGGGTTGGTTTTTGCCCTATTTGCAGATAGAAAATATGAAGCTACGACCCTGATGATTTACAATATGCCGAAGAAGAAGGAAGTCAGTGGGCTTACGGCAATTGCTTCCTTATCAGGCGTAAGGCTTAAGGATGAGGACGAAGAGGCGTTAGACCCTAAGATATTAGAGAAAATTGTGGGCAGCACTCCTTTTCAGATGAAAATTGCCAAAACCCCTTTAACATTTCAAAAGTTAGGCAAGAAGCTCACCTATGAGGACTATGTGCTGCACTACAATTCATTGGGTGTAGTGGACTATATCCTCAATCCGTTGTTACTTTTTTCGGGCAGTGGACAGACATCGCAAGAGATGGTGCTTACTGACCTCGATAGTGTGAATATACTGACGGTAGACAAGCAGACGCAGAAAGTGATAGACCGAATTTCACACGAGCTTTCATTCAGCTTTAAGGAGCGCGAGGGGGGCTACTTTGAGATGAAATACAAGATGGGTTCGCCCTTGCCTGCTGCGCAGATGTTGCTGAGTGCACAACAGGAGTTGCAGCGGCGTTTAACTGAGTTCAGAGTAGGAAGAGCTGAGCGTCAGTTGTTGTTTTTGGAGAAGGAATACCAAGAGATAGAGCAAGATTTTTTAATGAAGCAGGCACTTTTGGAGCGTTACAAGAAGGAAAATAAAGCGTACGACAGTTTACCTATAGGGAAGCGACAGCAGTTGGAAACCGATTACAATTTGGCGTATGGGCTGTACGCTGAGGTGAAGAAGCAGATTGCCACACAGCGTATTTTGCTCAAAGATATAGAATCGCCATTGACAGTGATTGAGCCTGTGAAAGTGCCATCGGATTCGAAATCGAATAGAGGACTGATTTTTATACTCTTCGCTATCACTGGCTTGGTGATAAGTGTATGCAGGGCACTGATTACTGATTATATAAAGCAAGTGAAGGAGCGCGAAAATCACACATAA
- a CDS encoding HAD family hydrolase: MEYFVFDMDGVLVDSEPMHQKIILEVFQLKGIPFSSDYVQTLTGMSALPMWEKVQRESEHTETPQQLLEFHRAYFFDRLPSLEVVAVEGVKEVLALLQKRGSHIALASSSGRKLIDIFIEQVGIASYFEVIVSGDDVRYSKPNPEIFAKVAAWYELPAEQFCVIEDSTNGVAAAKGAGMHCVGFQNPLSGGQDLSKADLVIHSMSELLQCLKKRIL, from the coding sequence ATGGAGTATTTTGTTTTTGATATGGATGGGGTGCTGGTGGATAGTGAGCCTATGCATCAGAAGATCATCTTGGAAGTGTTTCAGCTAAAAGGGATCCCTTTTTCAAGTGATTACGTACAGACATTGACGGGGATGTCGGCTTTGCCTATGTGGGAAAAGGTGCAGCGAGAAAGTGAGCACACTGAGACCCCACAACAACTTTTAGAGTTTCATAGAGCCTACTTTTTCGATCGCTTGCCTTCACTTGAAGTAGTGGCTGTGGAGGGCGTAAAAGAAGTGTTGGCATTACTGCAAAAGAGGGGGAGCCATATCGCCTTAGCCTCATCTTCGGGGCGGAAATTAATCGATATTTTTATTGAGCAGGTGGGGATAGCCTCGTACTTTGAGGTGATCGTAAGCGGAGACGATGTGCGGTATAGCAAGCCCAATCCTGAGATATTTGCGAAGGTGGCAGCTTGGTATGAGTTGCCCGCAGAGCAGTTCTGTGTGATTGAGGACAGCACAAATGGCGTGGCGGCAGCCAAAGGAGCGGGTATGCACTGTGTAGGCTTTCAGAACCCCCTCTCAGGCGGACAAGACCTCAGCAAAGCTGACCTTGTGATCCACTCAATGAGCGAATTATTGCAATGTCTAAAGAAAAGGATACTTTAA
- a CDS encoding SGNH hydrolase domain-containing protein, whose amino-acid sequence MGRKYNISIFNENIPEKLQYPKNICHNTIDRNCTRGDTTVAPKILVIGDSHTGHTNPFVDMVGKKEGWSADVISSDGCPFCFDDVQIIRKEGKARTLCTEYRNNIEQIYRNYDVIIISIYWGWEEYNKEKMIATQERLIDTLLQQNKKVYLVNTCNLLAPSPLRGWYLKQKGLGDFVTYPSKVESTIKHKDAVVGYLLKRFSQIHWVDLSGLAPKDGIVEGKPVFVDANHWNYYGAEKLAEKFIASGQRLIDEKDLK is encoded by the coding sequence ATGGGGAGGAAGTATAATATAAGTATATTTAATGAAAATATTCCAGAAAAATTACAATACCCTAAAAATATTTGTCATAATACTATTGATAGGAATTGTACTAGAGGAGATACTACTGTTGCCCCCAAAATATTAGTAATAGGTGACTCACATACAGGACACACCAACCCTTTTGTAGATATGGTTGGTAAGAAAGAAGGTTGGAGTGCAGATGTAATATCTTCGGATGGATGTCCTTTTTGTTTTGATGATGTTCAGATTATAAGAAAGGAAGGTAAAGCGAGGACACTTTGTACTGAATACAGAAACAATATAGAGCAGATATATAGAAATTATGATGTAATAATAATCTCTATATATTGGGGATGGGAGGAATACAATAAAGAAAAAATGATAGCGACACAAGAGCGTCTGATAGATACATTATTGCAGCAAAATAAAAAGGTATATTTGGTAAATACTTGTAATTTATTAGCTCCCTCACCTTTGCGAGGTTGGTATTTGAAACAAAAAGGATTGGGAGATTTTGTTACTTATCCTTCAAAAGTAGAAAGTACAATTAAGCATAAAGATGCTGTTGTAGGTTATTTATTGAAGCGTTTTTCTCAGATTCATTGGGTAGATTTAAGTGGATTAGCTCCTAAAGATGGAATTGTAGAAGGAAAGCCTGTTTTTGTAGATGCGAACCATTGGAATTATTACGGAGCTGAGAAGCTTGCAGAGAAATTCATAGCATCAGGCCAGAGGCTGATTGATGAAAAAGATTTAAAATAA